Below is a genomic region from Prochlorococcus marinus str. MIT 0918.
GCCCATCCAATGTGAGGAATATGTTGATTTTGATTGGTGGGCAAATTCGATACCTTGCCTTTTATCAAACCTAATCCTTGAGCATTTCCTTCTTCGCTAAATTCAAATAACAATTGAAGTCCCAAGCATATACCTAAAAGAGGTTTGTCATTTAAGACCCAGCTTTGTATTTCTGGAATGAGTTTGGTGTCTTCTAGATTCCTCATGGCTGGTCTAAATGAACCAACACCTGGGAGGATTAATGCATTGCAAAGCTTAATATCACTTGGATCTTTGACTATAGTTATATTTTGTCCGAGCCTATTGAATGACCTTTCTACTGAATGTAGATTTCCCATCCCATAATCTATAAGTCCAATATTGATTACCACTTGCAGAATGAATTTTTTCTAAGAGATCTTTATAGGTGTTTGGAAACAGTTCCTGAAAGGGTTGCTTTAGGAACTGCTCCAACAACAGTATCAACCTTTTGACCACCTTTGAAAATCATTAATGTTGGAATGCTTCGAATCCCATACTGGCTGGCAACATTGGGATTTTCATCTGTATTAAGTTTGCATACTTTTATTTTCCCTTCGAAATCTTTTGATATTTCATCAACTATTGGGGAGACCATCCTGCATGGGCCGCACCAGGGAGCCCAAAAATCAACAAGTACGGGCAAACTACTTTGAAGAACTTCCTGCTCAAAAGAAGAATCAGTAACAGCACTGGCGCTAGACATACAATTAAAAGTTACTAAAAAGAATCATATGTCATTTATTTTGCCTGAGAAAATGATTCTTGCCATTACTTGTATTTATTTGAACTTTAAAAGGCGACTCTGGATATCTTCTGGTTACATACTTCCTAAGGAGTTAATACAAACGCAATAGACAACCTAAGTAGAAATTGTTTTTTTTGCTGGGTTATTTTTATTTAATAGACTAGAGCTGATTATATTTGGCAAGTTATTTGCCCATTCCTAGTTGCTGTGCTTTTTGGTATACCTTGCCTTCTGAGAGTAAAGATGGGGCGATTACTACTTCAACTTCTTGCATTTCTTTAATGCTTTGTGCACCAAGGGTCCCCATTGAAGTTTTTAATGCACCAAGAAGATTGTGTGTTCCATCATCTAAGGTTGCTGGTCCTTTTAGTATCTTTTCTAATGTTCCTGTTGAACCAACTTTAATTCTGGTCCCTCTTGGCAGTAGAGGACTTGGAGTTGCCATTCCCCAGTGATAACCATTCCCAGGAGCTTCTTCCGCTCTAGCAATTGGAGAACCAATCATCACCCCATCTGCTCCGCAAGCAATGCATTTGCATATATCACCCCCGGTAATTATTCCGCCATCGGCAATTATTGGAATATATTTGTTTGATTCTTTTTGGAATTCATCTCTTGCTGACGCACAGTCTGCAATAGCAGTTGCTTGAGGTACTCCAACGCCTAATACTCCTCTAGAAGTACAGGCAGCCCCAGGCCCAATGCCAACAAGAACTCCTGAAGCGCCAGCCCTCATGAGATTTAGAGCTACATCATAAGTAACACAATTCCCAACCATGACAGGGATATCAAGACTTTGGCATAGATTTGAAATGTCAAGATTTTGTTGATTCTTTTTGCCAATATGTTCAGTGGATACAACAGTAGCTTGAAGAAAAAAGATGTCTGCGCCTGCTTCTTCGATTGTTTTTTGAAAATTTATAGCAGCTAAAGGAGTTCCACTAACAGCTGCTATTCCTCCTTTTTCTTTTATTTCTTTTATTCTTTTTTTTATTAATGCTTCTTTTATTGGTTGACTATAGATTTCTTGCATAAGGGGTACAAACCCATCTTTTCCAATAGAAGTAATTCGATTTAATACTTCTTCAGGGTTTTCGTATCTCGTTTGTACTCCTTCTAGGTTTAAAACCCCAAGCGCCCCTAATTTTGAAAGGGAAACTGCCATACTGACGTCCACAACTCCATCCATTGCACTTGCAATAATCGGGACTTCTAAATTTATCCCTCCAAGACTTAAATTGGTATCAGTATTTTCAGGGTCAACCGTTTTACCTCCAGGTACAAGAGCTATTTCGTCTATGCCATAGGCTCGACGAACTTGTTTTGAGCGGCCAAGTTGGATATTCACATTAGGTATCAATAGGTTTTGTAAAAGCTACCAACTAAAAACATTAGATGGTTGGAAATTGAGGATTGTTATTGGAGATTATCCTTATAGCGTTCGTAAGTGAATGAAAAGTTTCTTAATCAGCATCTTTTTTTAATGGCCAGAAGTAATAATTGTCTTATTAAACTGTGAGATCAGTTTCGATTTCTTGAGTTAAGTCCTTTTTGAATTCAATTGTTTAAAAATCTGTAACCATCAATTTTTATAGCAGGATCAAGGGGGGGCAAGCTTTAAATAATTCTGATGAAATTTATATGTGTGATATCTAACTGTAATTCTTATGATGTATTTAGATTTTACTTCTAATTAAAAGATCTTATAGAGATAGTTAAAATATAGAGTTTAAAATATTCTAATAGGTTTAAATTAGTGTGTTAGTTAGTTTAATTTTAATAAATTCTTCTCTAAGAAGAAGACTATTTCTCAGTAAATAGCAATAGTTTAATGTTTATTTTCTTAATTTATAGTAAAAAGTAATGTGTTGGATTCTTTAATTTAATTTATATATGCTTTTGTCTTATGGAGTTATGAGTTGTGATGATATCAAATCATGCGAATAAATTTAATTTTTTACTCTAACAATTAAGCTTATTTCAAGATAAAATAACTTCAATGGTCAAAATTATTTTGCATGGCTGATCCAACGGAACTCAATAATAGTGTTCCAGATGAATTTGAAGATCGGATCATCCAGACAGACCTTCGCAGTGAGATGTCTCGTTCCTATTTGGAATATGCGATGAGTGTGATTGTTGGCAGAGCGTTGCCAGATGCAAGAGATGGTTTGAAACCGGTTCATCGCAGAATCCTTTATGCCATGTATGAATTGGGATTGACTAGTGATAGGCCTTATAGGAAATGTGCAAGAGTTGTTGGAGAGGTTTTAGGTAAATATCATCCGCATGGTGACACTGCTGTTTATGACGCTTTGGTCCGAATGGCTCAAGATTTTTCCATGCAAATGCCTTTGGTAGATGGACATGGGAATTTTGGTTCTATAGATAATGATCCTCCTGCAGCAATGAGGTATACAGAATCTCGTCTTAAAGCTCTAACTCAGGATGGTCTATTAGAGGATATAGAATCTGAAACAGTTGAATTTTTAGATAATTTTGATGGTTCACAACAAGAACCATCTGTATTGCCGGCAAGGATTCCACAGCTTTTACTTAATGGCTCTTCTGGCATTGCTGTTGGAATGGCTACAAATATTCCTCCACATAATCTTGGAGAAATAATTGATGGATTGATGGCTTTGATATCCAATCAAGAACTTTCTGATCAAGAATTAATGAAAATAATTCCAGGCCCAGATTTTCCTACTGGAGGACAGATCCTCGGTAGAAGTGGAATTAGAGAAACATATCTTTCTGGGAGAGGTTCTGTAACCATGAGAGGGGTCGCGGAAATAGAAACTATTGAAAATAAGGGGAGGCCTGATAGAGATGCAATTGTGATAACCCAATTGCCTTATCAAACAAATAAAGCTGCTTTGATAGAACGTATTGCTTATATGGTTAATGATAAAAAGCTTGAAGGCATATCTGATATTAGAGATGAAAGTGATCGTGATGGTATGAGGATAGTGGTAGAGCTAAGGCGAGATTCTTATCCCCAGGTTGTTTTGAATAACCTATTTAAATTAACT
It encodes:
- the hisH gene encoding imidazole glycerol phosphate synthase subunit HisH, which gives rise to MVINIGLIDYGMGNLHSVERSFNRLGQNITIVKDPSDIKLCNALILPGVGSFRPAMRNLEDTKLIPEIQSWVLNDKPLLGICLGLQLLFEFSEEGNAQGLGLIKGKVSNLPTNQNQHIPHIGWALLNQSKHCPLFTKNNDPQWMYFVHSFAVMPSNKKDIAATIDFGSTQVTAIIWRNKLAACQFHPEKSGKSGELLLKQWLSWLKTDLNN
- the trxA gene encoding thioredoxin, with product MSSASAVTDSSFEQEVLQSSLPVLVDFWAPWCGPCRMVSPIVDEISKDFEGKIKVCKLNTDENPNVASQYGIRSIPTLMIFKGGQKVDTVVGAVPKATLSGTVSKHL
- a CDS encoding GuaB3 family IMP dehydrogenase-related protein, whose translation is MNIQLGRSKQVRRAYGIDEIALVPGGKTVDPENTDTNLSLGGINLEVPIIASAMDGVVDVSMAVSLSKLGALGVLNLEGVQTRYENPEEVLNRITSIGKDGFVPLMQEIYSQPIKEALIKKRIKEIKEKGGIAAVSGTPLAAINFQKTIEEAGADIFFLQATVVSTEHIGKKNQQNLDISNLCQSLDIPVMVGNCVTYDVALNLMRAGASGVLVGIGPGAACTSRGVLGVGVPQATAIADCASARDEFQKESNKYIPIIADGGIITGGDICKCIACGADGVMIGSPIARAEEAPGNGYHWGMATPSPLLPRGTRIKVGSTGTLEKILKGPATLDDGTHNLLGALKTSMGTLGAQSIKEMQEVEVVIAPSLLSEGKVYQKAQQLGMGK